The genomic DNA AACTTAAAGTCATTGTCCAGGCCGTACATCGCGCAATGTCCAGCGTTCGATCCGAAGACGAACTTGCACGTCTAGCGCGAAGGTTCGATGACATCCTCGTCGGGCATCACGGCGCTTCATTGTATATTGCAGGACAAAACCAACACGCGATCTTTGCCAGCGCTGAACCTGATCTGTCTACATTCGTTGCTACAGTGGCCAACAACATTAATGGTGTCGAAGCCGTGCAGCAGTGGAATGATGGTCACAACACCTACCGAGTACTGATTCAGCGCTTGGGTGAAGATACCGTCGTGGCAGGCGGACCATTCACACTAGCGGTGGCCGTGCCGATCGATTACCACCTCCATTTCCTGGACAGTTTTCGTCACACTTTGTGGCTGATGATTGTGTGCGGTATCGTCATCACAAGCCTCATGGGATGGATCGCGGTGCGGCAGGGACATGCGCCCTTGCGGCACATCGTTAATCAGATCCGGCAGATCAGCGCCAACGAATTGAAAACCCGCCTCTCCTCCGAAACCGTGCCTGCGGAACTCGCCGATCTTGCGGTCTCCTTTAACGAGATGCTTGAGCGTGTGGAAGAAGCCTTTCAACGGCTCTCAAACTTTTCCGCCGATATCGCCCACGAACTGCGCACCCCCGTGACCAGCTTGATGACGCAGACACAGGTGGTTCTTTCCCAGGCACGCAGCATTGAGGAATACCGGGAAATTCTTTATTCAAACATCGAAGAGTATGAGCGCATGGCGCAGATGATCGGCGACATGCTGTTTCTGGCGAAGGCGGATAACGGCCTGTGCAAGCCCAACACTACTGATGTGGATTTACGCAGGGAAGTACAGGATCTCTTCGACTATTATGAAGTCTGGGCGGAAGAACGCCATATAAAACTGTCGCTGGAAGGCTCTGCTATAGTATCGGGCGACCGTTTGATGTTAAGGCGGGCGCTGAGCAACCTCCTTTCCAACGCAATTCGTCATACACCCTCCGGCCAAACGGTATGGGTAAAACTCGAAGCCGGACATAACGATGAGATCGATATTAGTGTCGAAAATCCCGGCACAGTCATTGCGGCCGAACATATTCCGAGGCTGTTCGACAGATTTTATCGCGTCGATCCGTCACGGCAACGCAGCGGCGAAGGCACCGGGCTGGGCCTTGCCATCGTCAAATCGATAGTCGATGCGCATGGCGGCAGAATTGAAGTGAAGTCAACCGATGATTACACAATATTTCGAATTACCTTACACAATTGACGCAATTTCATCTTGGGTTGAATTATGGACGCCCCTAATTCGTTGCTTATATAAAATGATTTGCCTGATTTCTGCTGCGCTAGCTGTCCTGCATCGGTGCTAACTAGCGTCTAGGTGCACATTAGCAATATCTTA from Gammaproteobacteria bacterium includes the following:
- a CDS encoding heavy metal sensor histidine kinase, with amino-acid sequence MRRPLSLALRLTLFYGIAAAIVFTGFGWIIGRSIEMHFKSEDVSELKVIVQAVHRAMSSVRSEDELARLARRFDDILVGHHGASLYIAGQNQHAIFASAEPDLSTFVATVANNINGVEAVQQWNDGHNTYRVLIQRLGEDTVVAGGPFTLAVAVPIDYHLHFLDSFRHTLWLMIVCGIVITSLMGWIAVRQGHAPLRHIVNQIRQISANELKTRLSSETVPAELADLAVSFNEMLERVEEAFQRLSNFSADIAHELRTPVTSLMTQTQVVLSQARSIEEYREILYSNIEEYERMAQMIGDMLFLAKADNGLCKPNTTDVDLRREVQDLFDYYEVWAEERHIKLSLEGSAIVSGDRLMLRRALSNLLSNAIRHTPSGQTVWVKLEAGHNDEIDISVENPGTVIAAEHIPRLFDRFYRVDPSRQRSGEGTGLGLAIVKSIVDAHGGRIEVKSTDDYTIFRITLHN